The Verrucomicrobium spinosum DSM 4136 = JCM 18804 genome includes a region encoding these proteins:
- a CDS encoding M60 family metallopeptidase: protein MKPLPLTLALLLALSQGVGTAQTALPIRPAAPGTAPTPAATPGEWQNAERAKILSGVSSIPRLGAPGPVAIWGNLAFPVISAAETGKPELALAAAAGYGKGRLMLFGHNSYLSAEDAGDGGMGTLLLNAVRWVGNKEKPRIGVKGSNLIAFLDKKGLRAEKMDGPLEKKTLNDYDVVILNAQGITDPAEGQAAIEYIKGGGGIIAAMTGWAFEQTSGGKALSIAHGFNNAIMPTGLAFTDSSGFDAATIRQFSARTELPRMMNAFDAITAIKKQREGGPSLNPDDIGQGTNAIQVALAAQPPGRNSLQGAVMGALGEGDSGVPTREQPLTMAQHASQRIRLGMETRVLRLASSPTVAAHPASAVFPGQPAKDAPRVTKEITVDANIDGWTSTGLYAVAGEPITVTVPEAMVGNGFSIRVGCHSDTLYHLESWRRAPDITRTVGIENVETKMGTAFGGLVYITVPGRARRNASEPFKVKIAGAVESPYFKLGRDTDEQWNNIKKAQGPWAELAGEKMVVSLPSEVARKITNPTELMEFWDRVVTAQDDISNQTAERTRPERMVADVQISAGFMHSGYPIMIHTPESAEMVTYGRIKYPGWGFYHEIGHNHQRGNFTFEGTGEVTNNVFGLYCYTEVLKKELLIGHGGVSPESIKKHIDAAKKAKDQGEKWAIWKGDPFHALTTYVQLVQGFGWENYKKYIWSFADPSFGPTPKNDEEKRDQFLIRFSKITKKNLGPFFEFWGIPVTSSAKAEVSKLEPWMPKEL, encoded by the coding sequence ATGAAACCACTGCCCCTCACCCTCGCCCTCCTGCTGGCCCTGTCCCAGGGCGTGGGCACCGCCCAGACCGCCCTCCCCATCAGGCCCGCTGCGCCCGGCACCGCTCCGACACCTGCCGCAACACCCGGTGAATGGCAAAACGCGGAACGCGCCAAGATTCTTTCAGGCGTTTCCTCGATCCCAAGGCTCGGAGCCCCCGGGCCGGTGGCCATCTGGGGAAATCTGGCCTTCCCCGTGATCTCCGCCGCCGAGACCGGCAAACCGGAGCTCGCCCTCGCCGCCGCCGCCGGCTATGGCAAGGGCCGACTCATGCTCTTCGGCCACAACAGCTATCTGAGCGCCGAGGACGCCGGCGATGGCGGGATGGGCACACTGCTGCTCAATGCCGTGCGCTGGGTGGGCAACAAGGAGAAGCCCCGCATCGGGGTTAAGGGAAGCAACCTCATCGCCTTCCTCGACAAGAAAGGGCTCCGCGCCGAAAAGATGGACGGCCCGCTGGAAAAGAAGACGCTCAATGACTATGACGTCGTCATTCTCAATGCCCAGGGCATCACCGATCCCGCCGAAGGCCAGGCAGCGATCGAGTACATCAAGGGAGGCGGCGGCATCATCGCGGCCATGACGGGATGGGCCTTTGAACAAACGAGCGGCGGCAAGGCCCTGAGCATCGCCCACGGCTTCAACAACGCCATCATGCCCACCGGACTCGCCTTCACTGACTCCAGTGGATTTGATGCCGCCACCATCCGCCAGTTCTCCGCCCGCACAGAACTGCCCCGCATGATGAACGCCTTCGACGCCATCACCGCGATCAAAAAACAGCGGGAAGGCGGCCCCTCCCTGAACCCCGACGACATCGGCCAGGGCACGAACGCCATCCAGGTGGCCCTGGCCGCCCAGCCTCCGGGGCGCAACTCCCTCCAGGGTGCCGTCATGGGCGCGCTGGGTGAAGGGGACTCCGGCGTGCCCACCAGGGAGCAGCCCCTGACGATGGCCCAGCACGCCTCGCAACGCATCCGCCTGGGCATGGAGACCCGCGTACTGCGTCTGGCCAGCAGCCCCACCGTGGCCGCCCACCCGGCCTCCGCCGTGTTTCCCGGCCAGCCGGCCAAGGACGCGCCTCGTGTCACCAAGGAAATAACCGTGGATGCCAACATCGACGGGTGGACCAGCACCGGCCTCTACGCAGTGGCGGGTGAACCCATCACTGTGACCGTGCCGGAAGCCATGGTGGGGAATGGTTTCTCCATTCGCGTGGGCTGCCACAGCGACACACTCTACCACCTGGAGAGCTGGCGTCGTGCGCCAGACATCACCCGCACCGTGGGCATCGAGAATGTCGAAACCAAGATGGGCACTGCGTTTGGTGGCCTGGTGTACATCACCGTTCCGGGAAGGGCGCGTCGAAATGCCTCGGAGCCGTTCAAGGTGAAAATCGCCGGCGCGGTCGAGTCGCCTTACTTCAAGCTGGGGCGTGACACTGATGAGCAGTGGAACAACATCAAAAAGGCCCAGGGCCCCTGGGCGGAACTCGCCGGTGAGAAGATGGTGGTGAGCCTGCCCAGCGAAGTCGCCCGCAAGATCACCAATCCCACCGAGCTCATGGAGTTCTGGGACCGGGTGGTCACGGCGCAGGATGACATCTCGAACCAGACCGCCGAACGCACCCGCCCGGAACGCATGGTGGCCGATGTCCAGATCAGCGCCGGCTTCATGCACTCTGGTTACCCCATCATGATTCACACCCCGGAGTCTGCGGAGATGGTGACCTACGGCCGCATCAAGTATCCCGGCTGGGGCTTCTACCACGAGATCGGCCACAACCATCAGCGCGGCAACTTCACCTTCGAAGGCACCGGCGAAGTCACCAACAACGTCTTTGGCCTCTATTGTTACACCGAGGTGCTCAAGAAGGAACTCTTGATCGGCCACGGCGGCGTGAGCCCGGAGTCCATCAAGAAACACATCGACGCTGCGAAGAAAGCCAAGGATCAAGGCGAGAAATGGGCCATCTGGAAAGGCGACCCCTTCCATGCCCTCACCACCTATGTTCAGCTCGTGCAGGGCTTTGGTTGGGAGAACTACAAGAAGTACATCTGGTCCTTTGCCGATCCCTCCTTTGGCCCCACGCCCAAGAACGATGAGGAAAAACGCGATCAGTTCCTGATCCGGTTCTCCAAGATCACAAAAAAGAACCTTGGGCCCTTCTTTGAGTTCTGGGGCATTCCTGTTACTTCGAGTGCGAAAGCAGAAGTGAGCAAGCTGGAGCCCTGGATGCCAAAGGAGCTTTGA
- a CDS encoding FN3 domain-containing metallophosphoesterase family protein — protein MKRRRFLTCSTLFPVGGAVAAAEAPAVNTPPAAAPAPEAAPFGFASAPVLTHPAEDAVSILWATNGFGSGWIEYGETAALGQKAGGADGGLMPYDERTFKIRLQGLKPGTTYHYRVGASPVNFRNAYKIERGPAVYSAVHTFRTLNASAEETTFTVWNDTHEQAETLQKLHALHQEKPGDFLLWNGDVTNDIYKEEKMVEQYLSPKGVAFATGVPYFFVRGNHDVRGPAARHLPRFTQVEGTQWYYSFRQGPVGALVLDTGEDKPDDHPVYAGLNDFAAFRTLQARWLAQEIEKPHFKSAPYKILFCHIPLRWKDEKKGGEYCADGRAKWHDLLVKAGVQLVISGHTHEPHWLPADASVPYAQLVGGGPKPERATIIRGHASKQQLTVTMSRLDGSVLQEVILPARPA, from the coding sequence ATGAAGAGACGCCGCTTTCTCACTTGCAGCACGTTGTTCCCGGTGGGTGGCGCGGTCGCCGCTGCAGAGGCACCCGCCGTCAACACCCCTCCGGCGGCGGCCCCTGCTCCTGAGGCTGCGCCGTTTGGCTTCGCCAGCGCCCCGGTGCTGACCCATCCTGCAGAAGACGCCGTCAGCATCCTCTGGGCGACCAACGGCTTCGGCTCGGGATGGATCGAATATGGCGAGACGGCCGCCCTGGGCCAGAAGGCCGGCGGTGCAGACGGCGGCCTCATGCCGTATGATGAGCGCACCTTCAAGATCCGGCTGCAAGGCCTGAAACCAGGCACCACCTACCACTACCGTGTCGGAGCCAGTCCGGTGAACTTCCGCAATGCTTACAAGATCGAGCGCGGCCCGGCCGTGTACAGCGCGGTCCACACCTTCCGCACCCTGAACGCTTCGGCCGAGGAAACGACCTTCACCGTCTGGAACGACACCCACGAGCAGGCGGAGACGCTGCAGAAGCTGCACGCCCTCCATCAGGAAAAGCCCGGCGATTTCCTGCTCTGGAACGGAGATGTCACCAATGACATCTACAAGGAGGAGAAGATGGTGGAGCAGTACCTGAGCCCGAAGGGCGTGGCCTTTGCCACGGGCGTCCCTTACTTCTTTGTCCGCGGCAATCACGATGTCCGCGGCCCGGCCGCCCGCCATCTGCCCCGCTTCACCCAGGTGGAGGGCACGCAGTGGTACTACTCCTTCCGTCAGGGTCCGGTGGGAGCTCTCGTGCTGGACACTGGCGAGGACAAGCCGGACGATCATCCAGTCTATGCAGGGCTCAATGACTTTGCCGCCTTCCGCACGCTCCAGGCCCGGTGGCTGGCGCAGGAGATCGAGAAGCCGCACTTCAAGTCCGCCCCGTACAAGATCCTCTTCTGCCACATCCCTCTGCGTTGGAAAGATGAGAAAAAAGGCGGCGAATACTGCGCCGATGGCCGGGCGAAGTGGCACGACCTGCTGGTGAAGGCCGGGGTGCAACTCGTCATCTCCGGCCACACCCATGAGCCCCACTGGCTGCCTGCTGATGCCAGCGTGCCCTATGCCCAGCTGGTGGGCGGCGGCCCCAAGCCGGAGCGCGCCACGATCATACGCGGTCACGCCAGCAAACAACAACTCACCGTCACCATGTCCCGCCTTGATGGCAGCGTGCTGCAGGAGGTCATCCTGCCCGCCCGCCCCGCCTGA
- a CDS encoding helix-turn-helix domain-containing protein yields the protein MPRKAAARVKDVPAEAISRHLGARVKQLRSDRNWSLEALAGASGVSRSMLSEIEREQANPTLAVTLRIAQAFGMSLSELIETPGVSSSITVIRHHDRAFHYRSDDHCRIRTLSPLNLEKDVEFYEVELQPGGALRSAPHFEGTREFLTVVKGLVKVESNEDTDTLHHGDSTTYRADVPHAILNAGKGEALVFLVVIYR from the coding sequence ATGCCCAGAAAAGCTGCCGCCCGAGTCAAAGACGTCCCCGCAGAAGCCATCAGCCGCCACCTGGGCGCGCGGGTGAAGCAGCTCCGCTCAGACCGCAACTGGTCCCTGGAGGCCCTGGCAGGAGCCAGTGGCGTGAGCCGCTCCATGTTGAGCGAAATCGAGCGGGAACAGGCCAACCCCACGCTCGCCGTGACGCTGCGCATCGCCCAGGCCTTTGGCATGAGCTTGAGCGAGCTCATCGAGACACCGGGCGTCAGCTCCTCCATCACCGTCATCCGGCATCATGACCGCGCCTTCCACTATCGGTCTGATGACCACTGCCGCATCCGCACCCTCAGCCCGCTAAATCTGGAAAAGGATGTGGAGTTCTACGAAGTCGAGCTGCAGCCCGGCGGAGCCTTGCGCAGCGCCCCGCACTTCGAAGGTACGCGCGAGTTCCTCACGGTGGTGAAAGGGCTGGTGAAGGTGGAGTCCAACGAAGACACAGACACCCTGCACCATGGCGACTCCACCACCTACCGGGCAGACGTGCCTCATGCCATTCTGAACGCGGGCAAGGGTGAGGCCCTCGTGTTTTTGGTAGTGATTTATCGCTAA
- the tdh gene encoding L-threonine 3-dehydrogenase has translation MKALVKAKSEPGLWLEDVPVPTVGINDVLIRVHKTGICGTDLHIYKWDDWARRTIPVPMVVGHEFVGEVVRVGDNVSDFHPGEIVSAEGHVVCGRCRNCLAGRRHLCADTKGIGVNRPGAFAEYISVPMTNVWHHREGVDEEVASIFDPFGNAVHTALSFEVLGEDVLITGAGPIGIMAVAIVKHAGARHVVITDVNDYRLDLARQMGATVALNVTRGNLKDVQKQLGMKEGFDVGLEMSGNPAAFRSMIDNMCHGGKIAMLGIPSEEIAIDWNKVVFNMLTIKGIYGREMYETWYQMSVMLESGLNIKPVITHRFHYTDFQKGFEAMISGLSGKVVLDWN, from the coding sequence ATGAAAGCCCTTGTGAAAGCGAAGTCGGAACCCGGACTCTGGTTGGAGGACGTGCCGGTGCCCACCGTGGGGATCAATGACGTGCTCATCCGCGTGCACAAGACGGGGATCTGCGGTACAGACTTGCACATCTACAAGTGGGATGACTGGGCGCGCCGCACCATCCCGGTGCCGATGGTGGTGGGGCATGAGTTCGTCGGCGAGGTCGTGAGGGTGGGGGACAACGTGAGTGACTTCCACCCGGGGGAGATTGTCAGCGCGGAAGGGCATGTGGTCTGTGGTCGCTGTCGCAACTGTCTGGCCGGGCGTCGCCACCTGTGTGCGGATACCAAGGGTATCGGCGTGAACCGTCCGGGAGCTTTCGCGGAATACATCAGTGTGCCGATGACGAACGTGTGGCACCATCGTGAAGGGGTGGACGAGGAGGTTGCCTCCATCTTCGACCCCTTTGGCAATGCGGTGCACACCGCCCTCTCGTTTGAAGTGCTGGGAGAAGATGTGCTTATCACGGGTGCCGGACCCATCGGCATCATGGCGGTGGCCATTGTAAAACACGCGGGTGCCCGGCACGTGGTCATCACGGATGTGAATGACTACCGTCTTGACCTCGCCCGGCAGATGGGGGCGACGGTGGCGCTGAATGTCACGCGGGGGAACCTCAAGGACGTGCAGAAGCAACTCGGGATGAAGGAGGGCTTTGATGTGGGCCTGGAGATGTCGGGCAACCCGGCTGCCTTCCGCAGCATGATCGACAACATGTGCCATGGCGGCAAGATCGCCATGCTGGGGATCCCGTCGGAGGAGATTGCCATCGACTGGAACAAGGTGGTGTTCAACATGCTCACCATCAAAGGCATCTACGGTCGTGAAATGTACGAGACCTGGTACCAGATGAGCGTCATGCTGGAGAGCGGTCTGAACATCAAGCCCGTCATCACGCACCGGTTCCACTATACGGATTTTCAGAAGGGCTTCGAAGCCATGATCTCGGGATTGAGCGGCAAGGTGGTGCTTGACTGGAATTAA